A stretch of the Rodentibacter haemolyticus genome encodes the following:
- a CDS encoding peptidylprolyl isomerase — MVTLHTNFGDIKIKLDFDKAPITAENFLNYCKEGFYNNTIFHRVIDGFMIQGGGMESGMREKATKAPIKNEANNRLSNKRGTIAMARTSDPHSASSQFFINVADNNFLDYRSKEMFGKEVVQEWGYAVFGEVVEGMEVVDKIKGVKTGNKGFHQDVPKEDVVIESVSVE; from the coding sequence ATGGTTACGTTACATACAAATTTTGGCGATATTAAAATTAAATTGGATTTTGATAAAGCGCCGATAACGGCAGAAAATTTTTTAAATTACTGTAAAGAAGGCTTTTATAATAACACAATTTTTCACCGCGTAATTGATGGTTTTATGATTCAAGGCGGCGGTATGGAAAGTGGTATGCGTGAAAAAGCAACGAAAGCCCCAATTAAAAACGAAGCAAATAATCGTTTAAGCAACAAGCGTGGTACCATTGCGATGGCTCGCACTTCCGATCCACATTCTGCAAGTTCGCAATTTTTTATTAATGTAGCGGATAACAACTTTCTGGATTACCGTTCGAAAGAAATGTTTGGTAAAGAAGTGGTGCAGGAATGGGGCTATGCCGTATTCGGCGAAGTGGTTGAGGGTATGGAGGTCGTAGATAAAATCAAAGGTGTTAAAACCGGTAATAAAGGCTTCCATCAAGATGTACCGAAAGAAGACGTAGTGATTGAGTCTGTCTCGGTTGAATAA
- a CDS encoding TatD family hydrolase, whose product MPFFDTHTHLDYLHQFTGEPLSQLMENAKRVGVEKILIVAVLQRDFKTIQKMTALYPEHLYYGLGLHPLYIKEHSGNDLILLEQALVSRDRNCTAVAEIGLERAVSDLISTKLWQKQCHFFESQLYLAKQFNLPVNIHSRKSHDQVFTFLKRISLAQGGVVHGFAGSYEQAKRFVDLGYKIGVGGTITYARANKTRQTIAKLPLDSLVLETDSPDMPVFGFQGQPNRPERIVQILQSLCELRNEPIEQIEEILWQNSNILFG is encoded by the coding sequence ATGCCCTTTTTCGATACACATACCCATCTTGATTATCTTCACCAATTCACCGGAGAACCGCTTTCACAATTAATGGAAAATGCAAAGCGGGTAGGGGTGGAAAAAATTCTCATTGTTGCGGTGTTGCAACGGGATTTTAAAACCATTCAAAAAATGACCGCACTTTATCCGGAACATTTATACTATGGATTGGGATTGCATCCGCTTTACATCAAAGAACACTCGGGAAATGATTTAATATTACTGGAACAAGCCTTAGTATCGCGTGACAGAAATTGTACGGCAGTGGCGGAAATTGGTTTGGAGCGTGCCGTTTCGGATTTGATTTCTACGAAACTTTGGCAAAAACAGTGCCATTTTTTTGAAAGCCAACTTTATTTGGCGAAGCAATTTAATTTGCCGGTGAATATTCATAGCCGCAAATCTCACGATCAGGTTTTTACTTTCTTGAAACGTATTTCGCTCGCCCAAGGTGGCGTTGTGCATGGTTTTGCGGGGAGTTATGAGCAAGCCAAGCGTTTTGTCGATTTAGGCTATAAAATTGGTGTGGGCGGCACTATCACTTATGCACGTGCAAATAAAACCCGTCAAACGATTGCAAAGTTACCGCTGGATTCATTGGTGTTAGAAACCGACAGCCCGGATATGCCGGTATTTGGTTTTCAAGGACAGCCGAATCGTCCGGAGCGAATTGTGCAAATCTTGCAATCATTATGTGAATTAAGAAATGAACCTATTGAGCAAATTGAAGAGATCCTTTGGCAAAATAGTAACATATTGTTTGGATGA